One genomic region from Anthonomus grandis grandis chromosome 1, icAntGran1.3, whole genome shotgun sequence encodes:
- the LOC126741444 gene encoding vacuolar protein sorting-associated protein 51 homolog, with protein MAEKNQNALDINGPNFDPNLYLDKVFKECTLRQIMDHENEIVKDTQTLHSDMQTLVYENYNKFISATDTIKKMKNDFKKMEDEMDLLMSNMETITSFSDKINSNLQESRDKISHLSGVHSLLQRLQFLFKLPGTLKSRMEEKNYIQATQDYLHAQRVLQQYGDMPAFQGIKHDCEAILSELKTELRKQFCNANASTKELAESVDLLLQLEEPPTELCMEFLSCAEKRLSEQLVMLKDQSEQRDITEFIDLGSSGFLSDICLIVASFHDMFINRVNTENLDSSEIFENFAAVELESFVKENMKKYFTLVQTKVDSEQEIVDTPTLVRALDHFYLRIDGNRFSKDVNFTEMATEIINRAARKQCKAHLQVLKLGFSDTLTKVKQALATPKLISQEDTSMNLSELLNSMITTVVEKTKGVLQDLVSFIGPEVTFARKSDFRESLCLDNVREGLIVCFLHHLTASVRNITAEGGPNSKMPPTLVLLLSRFCLDFKNSSVHFLLSKTDEIFSVTPKRNSSALTNETEICKAMQESAQFLLNYYVQLQGHNCSQMLRKSVETRDWLHTIEPRTVRAVMKRVVEDISAIDASVALLYEDQGTATGNSSDSSRKTHSISVSRAQYKSNWSSYTPSHLDSTLVSNMHKLFSERIEIFSPVEFSKVSILTGIIKISLKTFMECVRLKTFSKYGLQQIQVDTHYLQLYLWRFVADENLVHFLLDEILGSTVHRCLEPVLMEPSVVDIICERG; from the coding sequence ATGGCAGAGAAAAATCAGAACGCCTTGGATATTAATGGTCCGAATTTTGATCCAAACCTATACCTGGATAAGGTCTTCAAAGAATGTACCTTGCGGCAAATAATGGATCATGAAAATGAAATAGTCAAAGATACTCAAACTTTACATTCTGACATGCAAACCCTAGTGTATGAAAACTACAATAAATTCATTTCTGCCACAGACACAATTAAAAAgatgaaaaatgattttaagaagATGGAAGATGAGATGGATCTACTGATGTCTAACATGGAAACTATCACATCATTCTCTGACAAGATTAACTCAAACCTGCAAGAGAGCCGAGATAAGATTTCACATTTGTCTGGAGTTCATTCGTTGTTGCAAAGGTTGCAGTTCCTATTTAAACTTCCTGGCACCCTAAAATCAAGGATGGAGGAGAAAAACTACATACAAGCTACCCAAGACTATTTACATGCCCAAAGAGTATTACAGCAATATGGTGATATGCCAGCATTCCAGGGAATTAAACATGATTGTGAAGCTATTCTATCAGAACTAAAGACCGAATTAAGAAAGCAATTCTGCAATGCAAATGCCTCCACCAAAGAACTGGCAGAATCAGTTGATTTGCTTTTACAATTGGAAGAACCACCCACTGAATTATGTATGGAATTTTTGTCCTGTGCAGAAAAGAGACTTAGTGAACAACTTGTCATGTTAAAAGACCAAAGTGAGCAAAGAGATATTACTGAATTTATTGACCTGGGGTCTTCAGGATTCCTAAGTGACATTTGCTTAATAGTAGCTTCCTTCCATGATATGTTTATCAATAGGGTTAATACAGAAAATTTGGATAGCagtgagatttttgaaaactttgCTGCTGTGGAACTCGAGTCTTTTGtcaaagaaaatatgaaaaaatacttTACTCTGGTACAGACAAAAGTAGATTCAGAGCAGGAAATTGTTGATACACCTACATTAGTCAGAGCCCTTGACCATTTCTATCTAAGAATTGATGGTAACAGATTTTCAAAAGATGTAAATTTTACGGAAATGGCTACAGAAATCATTAATCGAGCTGCTAGAAAACAATGTAAGGCTCATTTACAAGTATTAAAACTAGGTTTTTCTGATACACTTACTAAAGTAAAACAGGCTTTGGCTACTCCAAAACTGATAAGCCAAGAGGACACTTCAATGAATTTAAGTGAGCTGCTGAATTCAATGATAACAACTGTAGTCGAAAAAACTAAGGGTGTCTTACAGGATTTGGTATCTTTTATTGGCCCTGAAGTAACATTTGCTAGAAAGTCTGACTTTAGAGAAAGTTTGTGCCTAGATAATGTCAGGGAGGGCCTTATTGTGTGCTTTTTGCACCACTTGACTGCTTCTGTAAGAAACATAACTGCAGAGGGAGGACCTAATTCAAAAATGCCTCCAACACTGGTTCTACTACTTTCTAGATTTTgcttggattttaaaaatagcagTGTGCACTTTCTACTCTCCAAAACTGATGAAATTTTCTCTGTTACACCAAAGAGGAATAGCAGTGCACTGACAAATGAAACTGAAATCTGCAAAGCTATGCAAGAATCAGCTCAGTTTTTGCTAAACTACTATGTACAGCTTCAGGGCCATAACTGTTCTCAAATGTTAAGAAAAAGTGTAGAGACTAGGGATTGGCTACATACCATTGAGCCTAGAACAGTTAGAGCTGTAATGAAGAGGGTGGTAGAAGATATATCTGCAATAGATGCCTCTGTAGCTCTGCTCTATGAAGATCAGGGCACTGCAACAGGCAACAGTAGTGATTCAAGCAGAAAGACACATAGCATTTCTGTGTCTAGAGCACAGTACAAATCGAATTGGTCAAGCTATACCCCCAGCCACTTAGATTCAACCCTAGTCTCCAATATGCATAAATTATTTAGTGAAAGAATAGAGATTTTTTCACCAGTTGAGTTTTCAAAAGTGTCTATTCTAACAGGCATCATCAAAATAAGCTTAAAGACATTCATGGAATGTGTCCGATTGAAAACTTTTAGTAAATATGGGCTTCAACAGATTCAAGTTGATACACATTACCTGCAGCTGTATTTGTGGAGGTTTGTTGCAGACGAAAATCTAGTTCACTTTCTGCTAGATGAAATCTTAGGTTCCACAGTTCACAGATGTTTAGAACCAGTTTTAATGGAACCAAGTGTTGTTGATATCATATGTGAAAGAGGTTga
- the LOC126741551 gene encoding transmembrane protein 177 has protein sequence MSHIRSKVAVRNNWTTSNSGRQVSFYLASFATCGTLLGNVLPHIGGVPYYVDFVRLYNKGFAVPVPDKLNQRFQRVLDLLKIDKDNKMRFIPFMACGFDMFSAGTLGRFGIHIGLPVNFTYDNVENIDKSKIKLNEQSVIWESDAGKRLLNALIVPENGQLYAIAKEIKMRDSYKLFFDTFYATASVFLTYAGSVTLNQRLNLYSKPRSLRILGYCLIAFVNTANYVMLKDLTQHIYEEKIDKELKELSPIFAEGGKQFYTQILERNKALRVLMGKEGEAKYTVLGNENFLIRTKHLPLVQRKAYFEEQESSSETSLLS, from the exons ATGTCTCATATTCGATCAAAAGTAGCAGTCCGCAATAATTGGACCACATCAAATAGTGGCCGACAAGTAAGCTTTTACTTGGCCAGTTTTGCGACCTGTGGCACACTCCTAGGGAACGTACTGCCCCATATAGGAGGTGTACCGTATTACGTAGATTTTGTGAGACTCTACAA taAAGGCTTTGCAGTGCCTGTTCCTGACAAGCTCAACCAGAGGTTTCAAAGGGTTTTAGATTTACTGAAG ATTGATAAGGATAATAAAATGAGATTCATACCATTTATGGCATGTGGATTTGATATGTTTAGTGCTGGAACACTTGGACGTTTTGGGATCCACATTGGATTACCAGTAAATTTCACATATGataatgttgaaaatattgataaatcaaaaataaag ctaAATGAACAATCAGTCATTTGGGAGTCAGATGCAGGCAAAAGACTTTTAAATGCCTTAATAGTGCCAGAGAATGGTCAATTATATGCCATagcaaaggaaataaaaatgagAGACagctataaattattttttgacacaTTTTATGCTACTGCATCAGTATTTCTAACATATGCAGGCAGTGTGACCCTAAATCAAAGACTAAACCTCTATTCTAAGCCAAGGAGCCTGAGAATTTTGGGATATTGTCTTATTGCTTTTGTAAATACTGCAAACTATGTGATGTTGAAGGATCTGACTCAGCATATCTATgaagaaaaaattgacaaagagCTGAAAGAGTTAAGCCCTATTTTTGCAGAAGGTGGAAAACAATTTTATACTCAAATTTTGGAGAGAAATAAGGCTTTAAGAGTATTAATGGGAAAGGAAGGAGAAGCAAAATACACAGTGCTGGGCAatgagaattttttaataaggacTAAACACTTGCCTTTGGTTCAGAGGAAAGCCTATTTTGAAGAGCAAGAAAGTAGTAGTGAAACATCACTTCTAAGCTAG
- the LOC126741581 gene encoding cyclin-C, whose product MAGNFWQSSHHQQWILDKQDLVRERQHDLGILTEEEYQKIFIFFASVIQTLGEQLKLRQQVIATATVYFKRFYARNSLKCIDPLLLAPTCIFLASKVEEFGVISNSRLITTCQTVIKNKFGYAYSQEFPYRTNHILECEFYLLENLDCCLIVYQPYRPLLQLVQDIGHEEQLLTLAWRIVNDSLRTDVCLLYPPYQIAIGCLGIACVILQKDQKSWFAELNVDLEKIQEIARCVMNLFELWKNYDEKKEIQGLLAKMPKPKPAPQR is encoded by the exons ATGGCGGGCAACTTTTGGCAAAGTTCACACCA CCAACAGTGGATACTAGACAAACAAGATCTTGTTCGGGAGAGACAACATGATCTTGGAATATTAACTGAAGAAGAATaccagaaaatatttatattttttgctagTG taattcaAACCTTAGGAGAACAATTAAAACTTCGTCAGCAAGTGATAGCAACAGCAacagtatattttaaaagattttatgcCAGGAATTCTCTTAAGTGTATTGATCCTTTATTGCTAGCTCCAACTTGTATTTTTCTAGCTTCTAAAGTAGAAGAGTTTGGAGTTATCTCAAATTCTAGGCTTATTACCACTTGTCAGACAGTCA ttaaaaataaatttggatatgCTTATAGTCAAGAATTTCCATACAGAACCAACCATATCCTAGAatgtgaattttatttattagagaaTCTGGACTGTTGTCTTATTGTTTATCAACCCTATAGACCACTGCTGCAGTTAGTTCAAGATATTGGTCATGAAGAGCAACTTTTAACACTTGCCTGGAGAATAGTTAATGATTCACTACGGACTGATGTTTGTTTGCTATATCCTCCATATCAAATTGCAATAG GTTGTTTGGGGATAGCCTGTGTTATCCTTCAAAAAGACCAAAAGTCATGGTTCGCTGAACTAAATGTTGACTTAGAAAAGATTCAGGAAATAGCAAGGTGTGTTATGAACCTATTTGAATTATGGAAAAACTATGATGAGAAAAAAGAGATTCAGGGACTTCTAGCTAAAATGCCTAAGCCAAAACCTGCACCTCAAAGATAA